One genomic segment of Tursiops truncatus isolate mTurTru1 chromosome 11, mTurTru1.mat.Y, whole genome shotgun sequence includes these proteins:
- the SLC16A8 gene encoding monocarboxylate transporter 3, with protein sequence MGTRGPRRGPGPPDGGWGWAVLGACFVVTGFAYGFPKAVSVFFRALMRDFGAGYSDTAWVSSIMLAMLYGTGPVSSILVTRFGCRPVMLVGGLLASAGMVLASFATRLLELYLTAGVLTGLGLALNFQPSLIMLGLYFERRRPLANGLAAAGSPVFLSALSPLGQQLLEHFGWRGGFLLLGGLLLHCCACGAVMRPPPGPRPRRNSAGDAPGEAEADSAGLRLREAPSGGRTRRRLLDVTVCTDRAFAVYAVTKFLMALGLFVPAILLVNYAKDAGVPDSEAAFLLSIVGFVDIVARPACGALAGLARLRPHVAYLFSLALMANGLTDLSSARARTYGALVSFCVAFGLSYGMVGALQFEVLMAAVGAARFPSALGLVLLLEAVAVLIGPPSAGRLVDALKNYEIIFYLAGSEVALAGVFMAVATKCCLRRSQDATPSPGTKGGASDTEDAEAEVDSEPLPTSAEEPGGLEALAVPSPGTGPSEPEMEAEPGLDSASV encoded by the exons ATGGGCACTAGAGGCCCCCGGCGGGGCCCTGGCCCCCCAGACGGCGGCTGGGGCTGGGCCGTGCTGGGCGCCTGCTTCGTGGTCACCGGTTTCGCCTATGGCTTCCCCAAGGCCGTGAGCGTCTTCTTCCGCGCGCTTATGCGCGACTTCGGCGCGGGCTACAGCGACACGGCCTGGGTATCCTCCATCATGCTCGCCATGCTCTACGGGACAG GCCCGGTGTCTAGCATCCTCGTGACCCGCTTTGGCTGTCGCCCGGTGATGCTGGTGGGTGGACTGTTGGCCTCGGCCGGCATGGTCCTAGCATCCTTTGCCACGCGCCTCCTGGAGCTATACCTGACAGCTGGGGTGCTCACAG gcctgggcctggccctCAACTTCCAGCCGTCGCTCATCATGCTGGGGTTGTATTTCGAGCGGCGGCGGCCTCTGGCCAACGGGCTGGCGGCGGCCGGCAGCCCCGTGTTCCTGTCGGCGCTGTCGCCGCTCGGCCAGCAGCTGCTCGAGCACTTCGGCTGGCGCGGCGGCTTCCTGCTGCTCGGCGGCCTCCTGCTGCATTGCTGCGCGTGCGGCGCCGTCATGCGGCCGCCACCCGGGCCGCGGCCGCGCAGGAACAGCGCGGGCGACGCTCCCGGTGAGGCGGAGGCGGACAGTGCGGGACTGCGCTTGCGCGAGGCGCCCTCTGGTGGCCGGACCCGCCGGCGCCTGCTGGACGTGACCGTGTGCACCGACCGCGCCTTCGCGGTGTACGCCGTCACCAAGTTCCTGATGGCGCTCGGGCTCTTCGTGCCCGCCATCCTGTTGGTGAACTACGCCAAGGACGCGGGCGTGCCTGACTCCGAGGCTGCCTTCCTGCTCTCCATCGTGGGCTTCGTAGACATCGTGGCGCGGCCGGCGTGCGGCGCCCTGGCCGGCCTGGCGCGCCTGCGGCCGCATGTCGCCTACCTCTTCAGCCTGGCCCTGATGGCCAACGGGCTCACGGACCTGAgcagcgcgcgcgcgcgcacctACGGCGCCCTTGTCTCCTTCTGCGTCGCCTTCGGCCTCTCCTACGGCATGGTGGGCGCCCTGCAGTTCGAGGTGCTCATGGCGGCTGTGGGTGCGGCCCGATTCCCCAGTGCGCTGGGCCTCGTGCTACTCCTCGAGGCTGTGGCTGTGCTCATCGGACCGCCCTCTGCCG GCCGCCTGGTGGACGCGCTGAAGAACTACGAGATCATCTTCTACCTGGCAGGCTCTGAGGTGGCCCTGGCCGGGGTCTTCATGGCTGTCGCCACCAAGTGTTGCCTGCGCCGCTCTCAGGACGCCACGCCCAGCCCAGGCACCAAGGGCGGGGCCAGCGACACGGAGGATGCTGAGGCCGAAGTGGACTCTGAGCCCCTGCCTACCAGCGCCGAGGAGCCCGGTGGCCTCGAAGCCCTGGCGGTGCCGAGCCCAGGGACTGGGCCCTCGGAACCCGAGAtggaggcagagccagggctaGACTCCGCGTCTGTGTAG